The genomic window CGCGCCCCCCGTGGCCTCTGCACTGTCCTCCCCGGACAGGAGGAGGAACAGCCCGAACACGAGCGGCGACAGCGCCGCGGCGATCCCGCCGCCGAGCACCAGCAATGCCGGCGCGTCGCCAACGCCGCCGGCTCCGCCTCCGCCGCCGCCGCCCGAACCCCCGGCGGCCGACTCGTTCGTCTCGTCGGCGGACTCGGTCGCGCTCGCCGTGCCGCTGCCGCCGTCGTCTCCGCCCGCTCCGTCGCCACTCCCGCCGTCGCCCGATCCGCCGACCTCGGCGTCGCCGACGACGACGGCGCCCTTCATCCCGAGCGCCTTGTGCGGGGTGCAGGCGTACCGGTAGATGCCGGCCTCCTCGAAGGTGTGCTCGAACGTATGTCCGGCATCGCCGACGAGTTCCGATTCGAAGGATCCGCCCCCTTCGGCGACGACGTTGTGCGAGCTGCCGTTTCCGGTCCACTCCCACGTGACGGTGGTTCCGGGATCGACGCGGACGGCCGCGGGTCCGAACCCGTACGCGCCGCCGTTGGCC from Halobaculum magnesiiphilum includes these protein-coding regions:
- a CDS encoding halocyanin domain-containing protein; the encoded protein is MTESGTSSMSRRNVLRTALAGGVAAAAGGAATAPAAAQSSGGLEEWFSNVDNYDGVVDETGSSSVTVEVGTQANGGAYGFGPAAVRVDPGTTVTWEWTGNGSSHNVVAEGGGSFESELVGDAGHTFEHTFEEAGIYRYACTPHKALGMKGAVVVGDAEVGGSGDGGSGDGAGGDDGGSGTASATESADETNESAAGGSGGGGGGGAGGVGDAPALLVLGGGIAAALSPLVFGLFLLLSGEDSAEATGGAYRADGGSQSAERRDDGAR